In Microbacterium binotii, one DNA window encodes the following:
- a CDS encoding aminotransferase class V-fold PLP-dependent enzyme, with translation MSSSPLDAAALRADFPILEQKIGDAPLVYLDSGATSQKPRAVIDAEVDFLLRANSAVHRGAHTLAAEATELYEDARARVAGFVGADEETLVWTGGATLALNLVAYSIGNATAGRGSAASAALALRPGDEIVVTEIEHHANLIPWQELAARTGAVLRHIPVHDDGTLDLDAAAALIGDRTRVVAFTHVSNVLGIVNPVAELVALAHEVGALTVMDACQSAPHLALDLPALGVDLAAFSGHKMLGPYGIGALYGRREVLEALPPFLTGGSMVTTVTKDAAEFLPPPQKFEAGTQPVSQTVALAAAVDYLDVLGMEAVHEHERVIGRRMMAGLRDIPGIRLLGDTSDADRVGIAAFDVDGVHAHDVGQFLDARGIAVRVGHHCAKPLHARFGLTASVRASASVFTTDADVDALLGAVGDVRAYFGADA, from the coding sequence GTGAGCTCCTCCCCCCTCGACGCCGCCGCCCTGCGCGCCGACTTCCCGATCCTCGAGCAGAAGATCGGCGACGCGCCGCTCGTCTACCTCGACTCCGGCGCCACCAGCCAGAAGCCCCGCGCCGTGATCGACGCGGAGGTCGACTTCCTGCTGCGCGCCAACTCCGCTGTGCACCGGGGGGCGCACACCCTCGCCGCCGAAGCGACCGAGCTGTACGAGGACGCGCGCGCCCGGGTCGCGGGCTTCGTCGGCGCCGACGAGGAGACGCTGGTGTGGACCGGCGGGGCGACCCTCGCGCTCAATCTCGTCGCCTACTCGATCGGCAATGCGACCGCGGGGCGCGGATCCGCCGCATCCGCCGCCCTGGCGCTGCGCCCGGGCGACGAGATCGTCGTGACGGAGATCGAGCACCACGCGAACCTCATCCCGTGGCAGGAGCTCGCCGCGCGCACGGGCGCCGTGCTGCGCCACATCCCCGTGCATGACGACGGCACCCTCGATCTGGATGCGGCGGCCGCGCTGATCGGCGACCGCACACGCGTCGTGGCGTTCACGCACGTGTCGAACGTGTTGGGCATCGTGAACCCGGTCGCCGAGCTCGTCGCACTGGCGCACGAGGTCGGCGCGCTCACCGTCATGGATGCCTGCCAGTCCGCGCCGCACCTGGCGCTCGACCTGCCCGCGCTGGGCGTCGACCTCGCCGCCTTCTCCGGCCACAAGATGCTCGGCCCGTACGGCATCGGCGCGCTCTACGGGCGCCGCGAGGTGCTCGAGGCGCTGCCGCCGTTCCTCACCGGCGGGTCGATGGTCACGACCGTGACGAAGGATGCGGCCGAGTTCCTGCCGCCGCCGCAGAAGTTCGAGGCCGGCACGCAGCCCGTGTCGCAGACCGTCGCCCTCGCGGCTGCCGTCGACTACCTCGACGTCCTCGGCATGGAGGCGGTGCATGAGCACGAACGCGTCATCGGGCGGCGCATGATGGCAGGTCTCAGGGACATCCCCGGCATCCGGCTGCTCGGCGACACCTCCGATGCCGACCGCGTCGGGATCGCGGCCTTCGACGTCGACGGTGTGCACGCGCACGATGTCGGCCAGTTCCTCGACGCCCGCGGCATCGCCGTGCGCGTCGGGCACCACTGCGCCAAGCCGCTGCACGCGAGGTTCGGGCTCACCGCATCCGTGCGGGCCTCCGCCTCGGTGTTCACGACCGACGCCGACGTCGACGCCCTGCTGGGCGCGGTCGGCGACGTGCGCGCCTACTTCGGAGCGGACGCATGA
- the sufU gene encoding Fe-S cluster assembly sulfur transfer protein SufU: MSGLDGLYQELILDHSKHPHGTPMAEAEGRTATSHQRNPICGDEIELRVRLHDDGTVRDVTFTGAGCSISQASASMLASLVDDVIDEQGSLTADAARERIERFRAALRSRGAVALDEETFGDAAALSGVSKFTARVKCAMLAWVALEDTLARA, encoded by the coding sequence ATGAGCGGGCTCGACGGGCTCTATCAGGAGCTCATCCTCGACCACTCCAAGCATCCGCACGGCACGCCCATGGCGGAGGCCGAGGGGCGCACGGCGACGTCGCATCAGCGCAACCCGATCTGCGGCGATGAGATCGAACTGCGGGTGCGCCTGCACGACGACGGCACGGTGCGCGACGTGACCTTCACCGGCGCGGGGTGCTCGATCTCGCAGGCATCCGCATCCATGCTGGCGTCGCTCGTCGACGACGTCATCGACGAGCAGGGCTCCCTCACAGCGGATGCGGCGCGTGAGCGCATCGAGCGCTTCCGGGCTGCACTGCGTTCGCGCGGCGCCGTGGCGCTCGACGAGGAGACCTTCGGCGACGCCGCGGCGCTGTCCGGGGTGTCGAAGTTCACCGCCCGCGTCAAGTGCGCGATGCTCGCCTGGGTCGCACTCGAGGACACCCTCGCCCGCGCCTGA
- a CDS encoding DEAD/DEAH box helicase has protein sequence MPSFLDLGVPAPLASVLAASGKTEPFPIQQDTLPDALAGRDVLGRGRTGSGKTIAFSLPMVARLTGVSRTAGRPTGLVLAPTRELATQIAATLAPLAAAVGLNVTTIFGGVSQKPQEQALRAGVDIVVACPGRLEDLMKQGVIRLDRVQVAVLDEADHMADLGFLPGVTRILGATPTGGQRLLFSATLDRGVDTLVRKFLQNEVRHEVDESSVPAAAMTHRVFHVSDDDKNDLVERLASGNGRRILFTRTKHQAKKLAKKLTSAGIPSVDLHGNLSQNARERNLAAFGADPDAGGVRVLVATDVAARGVHVDNVELVVHVDPPAEHKAYLHRSGRTARAGAEGTVVTVVLDSQRRDLADLLRKAAISAPLERVDASHAAVSELVGAPAPLVKPSPVAAPSQGGRSGGSRSGGASGRSGGAGRSGAASGRSGAAPARSGAASGRSAGAGRSGAAAGRSAGAAAGAGRSGGRADAPVRGAAPAEARHSAAAERTPNRRAGRPQGHTAENVAPRGGRTIGDSVSEQQRAWVESLARGGDASSGRSGSERSAAGAGAGSADAPRRRRRGGRGRSGGSAA, from the coding sequence ATGCCTTCTTTCCTTGATCTCGGCGTGCCCGCGCCGCTCGCCTCCGTGCTCGCCGCCTCCGGCAAGACCGAGCCGTTCCCCATCCAGCAGGACACCCTGCCCGACGCGCTCGCCGGTCGCGATGTGCTGGGTCGCGGCCGCACCGGCAGCGGCAAGACGATCGCGTTCTCGCTGCCGATGGTGGCGCGCCTCACCGGCGTCTCGCGCACCGCCGGTCGCCCGACCGGCCTCGTGCTCGCCCCCACCCGTGAGCTCGCGACGCAGATCGCCGCGACCCTCGCGCCGCTCGCGGCCGCCGTGGGCCTGAACGTCACCACGATCTTCGGCGGCGTCAGCCAGAAGCCGCAGGAGCAGGCGCTGCGCGCCGGCGTCGACATCGTCGTGGCCTGCCCGGGCCGCCTCGAAGACCTCATGAAGCAGGGCGTCATCCGCCTCGACCGCGTGCAGGTCGCCGTGCTCGACGAGGCCGACCACATGGCCGACCTGGGCTTCCTGCCGGGCGTCACCCGCATCCTCGGCGCGACGCCGACCGGTGGCCAGCGACTGCTGTTCAGTGCGACGCTCGACCGCGGCGTCGACACGCTGGTGCGCAAGTTCCTCCAGAACGAGGTGCGCCACGAGGTCGACGAGTCCAGCGTCCCCGCAGCCGCGATGACCCACCGGGTCTTCCACGTCTCCGACGACGACAAGAACGATCTCGTCGAGCGCCTCGCGTCCGGAAACGGTCGCCGCATCCTCTTCACGCGCACCAAGCACCAGGCGAAGAAGCTCGCCAAGAAGCTGACGTCCGCCGGCATCCCCTCGGTCGATCTGCACGGCAACCTCTCGCAGAACGCACGTGAGCGCAACCTCGCCGCCTTCGGCGCGGATCCGGATGCGGGCGGCGTGCGCGTGCTCGTGGCCACCGACGTCGCCGCGCGCGGTGTGCACGTCGACAACGTCGAGCTCGTCGTGCACGTCGACCCGCCCGCCGAGCACAAGGCGTACCTGCACCGCTCCGGCCGCACCGCGCGCGCCGGCGCCGAGGGCACGGTCGTCACCGTCGTGCTCGACTCGCAGCGTCGCGACCTCGCCGACCTGCTGCGCAAGGCCGCGATCTCCGCTCCCCTCGAGCGCGTGGACGCGTCGCACGCCGCTGTCTCCGAGCTCGTCGGTGCGCCGGCCCCGCTGGTGAAGCCGTCGCCCGTCGCCGCGCCCTCGCAGGGCGGCCGTTCCGGCGGTTCGCGCTCGGGTGGTGCGTCGGGACGCTCCGGTGGTGCGGGCCGTTCGGGCGCCGCGTCGGGTCGTTCGGGTGCTGCTCCGGCTCGTTCGGGCGCCGCATCCGGTCGGTCGGCCGGCGCAGGCCGTTCGGGCGCTGCGGCCGGTCGCTCCGCGGGTGCTGCTGCCGGTGCCGGTCGTTCCGGTGGTCGTGCGGATGCTCCCGTCCGGGGTGCCGCTCCCGCTGAGGCGCGTCACAGCGCCGCGGCCGAGCGCACGCCGAACCGTCGCGCCGGACGCCCCCAGGGTCACACGGCCGAGAACGTGGCGCCGCGCGGCGGACGCACGATCGGCGACTCCGTGAGCGAGCAGCAGCGCGCCTGGGTCGAGTCGCTCGCGCGGGGCGGCGATGCCTCATCCGGTCGTTCGGGCTCGGAGCGCTCCGCCGCGGGTGCGGGCGCTGGTTCGGCCGACGCACCGCGTCGCCGGCGTCGCGGCGGCCGTGGTCGCTCCGGAGGCTCCGCCGCCTGA